The following coding sequences lie in one Alloacidobacterium dinghuense genomic window:
- a CDS encoding TonB-dependent receptor — protein MTIQRWVWSAVFLGSLLIGGSLAYAQGVFATLTGLVTDPSGGVIPNAKITLRDAVSGSIRDTVTNGDGYYTFAAVAVGTYDLTVDVQGYRQYQANNISLGGGDERNISIKLQIGSTAETVQVNAQNVALAVTDSGEKSFSLETQELQNFTQVGSNAAEYIKIIPGFGIQNGTQNKSNYNGQTIGINANGDSGSQSPLNAAYSYNGLPTNSLDITADGAHVSDPGCNCDTPVNPNSDFIQEFKVLTSNFSAEEQKGPILITSVTKAGGAQFHGNAFFSARNHALNANDWLNNFSDVKQPANSYYYPGGSIGGPIIIPGTSFNKDRKRLFFFTGFEYFHQTLDTGLLRATVATPGELGGDFSPEEVAKEGNITASGKPPGQLNAAALAAFGGTTIPMCNGTPNGKCIDPNMLALAKQFPAANVDPNSTGGYNYTQSEIFDQNNRQWTIRGDWSISDNTKVFVRYNYQRELQQFPVGLWWRNTDQVPYPTPVDGKNKSDSISGTITHVFNPTMTNETVVAYTFVGFPNVFADPSKVNRANVGYAYQGVFQNGVAQIPAFGNYGPSEAALSLNPGGFEAGGPSEGLYANKWMPSLGDTLTKVFGDHTVKVGGFYEWIRNSQPDNQFTNGFLQVSVGNSFSYGNEYADFLTGNLSNYTEYNKNRINDIHYTTWEFFGQDSWKATRRLTLEFGVRFSHFTPWIDGEGYGYSIFNTSQFNPSCASAFCGFEWHAQTPSVPLGGFPTRALFYQPRLGVAYDVSGAGKTVLRGGWGRFYYHSGQFTSGLEASAGVKSANLSPSNWVGGSGCPTNPTTGSSLFTANLSCLNLAATPASPAAVDSKDDNQPYTDSWSATIDQQTPWQGLLEMAYVGNRSRDLQNTQGGAGSNINLVPAGAMLSATNPGKANANLYRPLQGYGDLNLSTNNLYSNYNALQVSWARHAGIYVIQANYTWQKALGIPLPTADPFNLANDYGVLPSDRRNLFNAAYSIDLGNRVHVNPFVNGALNGWQFSGITQLQSGANLTYGGNYTNLPNTNYNMSLTCVATAAEMAAGISCPQSAAIIPGSISSTNPTGIPINNQSILGTNAALLTPLVTCNPSAHRSAHQFVNGNCFAPPTVVGQSGPANLPVSYGPSYFDWDLAVFKNFQMSEARKLQFRVQAYNFLNHPLYSFPSGSLLTLQYEQDPVTQQFTQANSSFGTTNQKQGQRILEFAAKFYF, from the coding sequence GTGACGATACAGAGATGGGTCTGGTCCGCAGTCTTCCTTGGCTCGCTGCTCATCGGCGGGTCTCTAGCATATGCGCAGGGGGTTTTCGCAACGCTTACAGGCCTTGTGACGGATCCATCTGGCGGCGTGATTCCTAACGCAAAGATTACCCTCCGAGACGCCGTATCCGGCTCAATCCGAGATACCGTGACCAACGGGGACGGTTACTATACCTTCGCCGCGGTGGCAGTAGGCACCTACGACTTAACAGTGGATGTTCAAGGCTATCGTCAGTACCAAGCCAACAACATCAGCCTCGGCGGCGGCGATGAGCGCAACATCAGCATTAAACTTCAGATCGGCTCGACAGCTGAAACCGTCCAGGTAAATGCACAGAACGTCGCGCTTGCTGTAACGGACTCCGGAGAGAAATCCTTCTCGCTTGAAACACAGGAGCTTCAGAACTTCACGCAGGTCGGCAGCAACGCGGCTGAATACATCAAGATCATTCCCGGCTTCGGCATTCAAAACGGCACACAAAACAAATCCAATTACAACGGCCAGACGATTGGAATTAATGCCAACGGCGACTCGGGAAGCCAAAGCCCATTAAATGCCGCGTACTCATACAACGGTCTGCCTACAAACTCGCTTGACATCACAGCGGACGGCGCGCACGTCTCCGATCCGGGTTGTAATTGCGATACGCCGGTGAATCCGAACTCCGATTTCATACAGGAGTTCAAGGTACTGACGTCGAACTTCAGCGCGGAAGAACAGAAGGGCCCGATCCTCATCACGTCAGTGACCAAAGCTGGCGGTGCACAGTTCCATGGCAATGCGTTTTTCTCGGCGCGAAACCATGCGCTTAATGCGAACGACTGGTTGAATAACTTCAGCGACGTCAAGCAACCGGCGAATTCCTACTACTATCCGGGCGGCAGTATCGGCGGCCCGATCATTATCCCCGGCACCAGCTTCAACAAGGATCGCAAGAGGCTGTTCTTCTTTACTGGGTTCGAGTACTTCCACCAGACGCTAGATACAGGATTGCTGAGAGCTACGGTGGCCACGCCTGGAGAGCTTGGCGGCGATTTCTCGCCGGAGGAAGTCGCAAAAGAAGGGAACATTACGGCATCTGGCAAACCTCCTGGACAACTCAATGCCGCGGCGCTCGCAGCCTTCGGCGGGACGACCATCCCGATGTGCAACGGCACTCCCAATGGCAAGTGCATCGATCCGAATATGCTGGCTCTTGCGAAACAGTTTCCGGCTGCCAACGTGGATCCGAACTCTACTGGCGGTTATAACTACACCCAGTCTGAGATCTTCGATCAGAACAACCGGCAGTGGACCATTCGCGGAGATTGGAGCATAAGCGACAACACGAAGGTGTTCGTGCGCTACAACTATCAGAGAGAACTTCAGCAGTTCCCGGTCGGTCTCTGGTGGCGCAATACTGACCAGGTGCCGTACCCCACCCCGGTCGACGGCAAGAACAAGTCGGACTCGATTTCCGGCACGATCACGCATGTTTTCAATCCGACCATGACGAATGAAACGGTGGTTGCTTACACTTTTGTAGGCTTCCCCAACGTATTTGCGGACCCTTCCAAGGTTAACCGTGCCAACGTCGGTTATGCCTACCAGGGCGTGTTCCAGAACGGCGTGGCGCAGATTCCGGCCTTCGGCAATTACGGCCCGAGCGAAGCTGCGTTATCCCTCAATCCGGGTGGTTTTGAGGCCGGCGGGCCTTCCGAGGGCCTCTACGCGAACAAGTGGATGCCGAGTTTAGGTGACACGCTTACCAAGGTCTTTGGCGACCATACGGTGAAGGTAGGCGGATTCTATGAGTGGATTCGGAATTCACAGCCGGACAACCAGTTCACCAATGGCTTCCTGCAGGTTTCCGTAGGCAACTCCTTCAGCTACGGCAACGAGTATGCGGACTTCTTGACGGGCAATCTATCGAATTACACCGAGTACAACAAAAATCGGATCAATGATATCCACTACACGACGTGGGAGTTCTTTGGGCAGGATTCCTGGAAGGCGACGCGACGACTGACTCTGGAATTCGGCGTTCGCTTTAGCCACTTCACGCCGTGGATCGACGGGGAGGGTTACGGATACTCGATCTTTAATACGTCTCAATTTAATCCCAGCTGTGCGTCTGCATTTTGCGGTTTTGAATGGCACGCCCAGACCCCCTCGGTCCCGCTGGGAGGATTTCCCACGCGAGCGCTCTTCTACCAACCTCGTCTTGGCGTTGCGTACGATGTCTCCGGAGCTGGGAAGACCGTTCTTCGTGGAGGTTGGGGCCGCTTCTACTATCACTCGGGACAATTCACGAGTGGTCTCGAGGCATCAGCGGGCGTCAAGTCTGCCAACCTGTCACCCAGCAACTGGGTGGGCGGCTCCGGATGCCCAACCAATCCCACTACCGGCTCTTCTTTGTTTACAGCGAATCTCTCCTGCTTAAATCTTGCCGCGACCCCCGCTTCGCCGGCGGCAGTAGATTCGAAGGACGACAACCAGCCATACACAGATAGCTGGAGTGCGACCATCGACCAGCAGACTCCCTGGCAAGGCTTGTTGGAGATGGCCTACGTCGGCAACCGCAGTAGAGATCTGCAGAACACCCAGGGAGGCGCAGGCAGCAACATCAACCTGGTGCCAGCGGGCGCGATGCTCTCCGCCACCAATCCCGGAAAGGCGAATGCGAACCTTTACCGACCGTTGCAAGGTTATGGTGATCTGAACCTTTCCACAAATAACCTCTACAGCAACTACAATGCGCTGCAGGTGAGTTGGGCGCGCCACGCCGGGATTTACGTCATCCAGGCGAACTACACCTGGCAGAAGGCATTGGGCATTCCACTTCCCACGGCGGATCCTTTCAACCTCGCAAACGACTATGGTGTCCTGCCGTCGGATCGCCGGAACCTATTTAACGCAGCCTATTCCATAGACCTCGGAAACCGCGTCCATGTGAACCCCTTCGTAAACGGGGCCCTGAATGGGTGGCAGTTCTCGGGAATCACGCAGTTACAGAGCGGAGCTAACCTGACGTACGGCGGCAACTACACTAACCTCCCCAACACGAATTACAACATGTCGTTGACTTGCGTCGCGACTGCGGCGGAAATGGCTGCCGGTATCTCATGTCCGCAATCGGCTGCTATCATTCCGGGTTCTATCAGTTCTACCAATCCGACCGGAATTCCGATCAATAATCAATCCATCCTGGGAACCAACGCTGCACTGTTAACCCCGCTCGTGACGTGCAATCCAAGTGCTCATCGGAGTGCGCATCAGTTCGTCAATGGCAATTGCTTCGCGCCACCGACCGTCGTCGGACAGAGCGGACCGGCGAACCTGCCTGTGTCTTATGGTCCTAGCTACTTTGATTGGGATCTGGCAGTTTTCAAGAACTTCCAGATGTCTGAGGCTAGAAAGCTGCAGTTCCGCGTGCAGGCGTACAACTTCCTAAATCACCCGCTGTACTCGTTCCCCAGCGGCAGCCTGCTCACCCTGCAATACGAGCAGGATCCAGTGACACAGCAGTTCACGCAGGCAAATTCAAGCTTCGGCACTACAAATCAAAAGCAGGGTCAACGCATTCTGGAGTTTGCAGCGAAGTTCTACTTCTAG
- a CDS encoding enolase C-terminal domain-like protein, with protein MGYDMPLSMDHLGHIGVKSAIRPGKAYENFNLEWMEDVIPWYYTDLLKQITDASPTPTLPGEDIYEFTDFETLCMEHAVDKIHPDLETSGGILRTHKVGDMAFRYGVPMAMHFAGTPVGCMANVHCAAATRNFLALENHSLDVPFWQNLVTGIDKPIINKGFIKVPDGPGLGITLNDDEMKRHLKPGTGYFEPTPMWDEKQSWDDAIFS; from the coding sequence ATTGGTTATGACATGCCTCTGTCCATGGACCATCTTGGCCATATTGGAGTCAAGTCTGCTATCAGGCCTGGCAAAGCATACGAAAATTTCAATCTGGAGTGGATGGAGGATGTGATTCCGTGGTATTACACCGATCTATTGAAGCAGATCACGGATGCCAGCCCGACCCCGACGCTCCCTGGCGAAGACATTTACGAGTTCACTGATTTTGAGACGCTTTGCATGGAGCACGCCGTCGACAAAATTCATCCTGATCTTGAAACGTCAGGCGGAATTCTTCGCACCCACAAAGTCGGCGACATGGCGTTTCGTTACGGCGTTCCCATGGCTATGCATTTTGCAGGCACCCCGGTAGGTTGCATGGCAAATGTCCATTGCGCCGCGGCAACTCGCAATTTCCTCGCGCTCGAAAACCATTCACTCGATGTTCCATTCTGGCAAAATCTGGTAACAGGAATCGACAAGCCTATCATCAACAAAGGCTTCATCAAGGTTCCCGATGGGCCCGGACTCGGCATTACGCTGAACGACGATGAGATGAAGCGCCATCTCAAGCCGGGCACTGGATATTTTGAGCCGACGCCGATGTGGGATGAAAAGCAATCGTGGGACGACGCGATATTCAGTTGA